The following coding sequences lie in one Stegostoma tigrinum isolate sSteTig4 unplaced genomic scaffold, sSteTig4.hap1 scaffold_631, whole genome shotgun sequence genomic window:
- the LOC125447702 gene encoding probable G-protein coupled receptor 139, producing MHGIPKGLAFAIYYPIIAAIGIPANLAVIVILVKRRCGLSKCVTFYLVSMAVADLLLIISGAVLNRISGIFFPLSFLSITPICSLRIAFIYAAIDCSAWLTVAFTFDRFVAICCQKLKTKYCNGKAAQRIIGIIYTLSCLRNTFLYFIYEPLYIINSVPWFCGIKVAFYTSVAWDIFDWLLVIFTPCLPFILILLLNALTVRHILSANRARRRLQVQRNGEDQNDPEVQRRAKSIVLLFAISGSFMLLYLLYFITIVYVRVVDVTYFSGSDFSDTTFLLEENGYMLQFLSSCINPFIYVGTQRKFRDELKKGWFKVLAILPTKVRKLTLCSINLLFADCPGLSKYFCSLALPQLHLSAKLSLHHLQTWQKCPHMLRSDSVVLTATNTPDVRSIFLGINPRKALDFDCVPSRALRFHTGKLVRAINIPRQPQPPLPPLRIFLPLWNELILRYIQKDLPLMFIIILGDLPVAGNCIGCDVQSRVNYNSQAPQITDQSRSKYNKTWTAARIGLTSDK from the exons ATGCACGGAATACCAAAGGGTTTGGCGTTTGCAATATACTATCCAATCATTGCAGCTATTGGCATTCCAG CAAACTTAGCTGTTATTGTAATACTGGTTAAGAGAAGGTGCGGACTCTCCAAATGTGTCACATTCTATCTGGTCTCCATGGCCGTGGCGGATCTGTTACTCATTATCTCCGGTGCAGTATTAAATCGGatttctgggattttttttccactcagTTTCCTGTCTATAACACCAATATGCAGTCTCCGCATTGCATTTATCTATGCAGCCATTGACTGCTCTGCCTGGTTAACAGTTGCTTttacctttgatcgatttgtggctatttgttgtcagaagctcaaaacaaaatactgcaacgGAAAGGCGGCTCAGCGCATCATCGGAATAATTTACACTCTCAGCTGTCTAAGgaatacatttttgtattttatttatGAACCTTTATACATCATTAACAGTGTTCCCTGGTTCTGTGGCATAAAGGTAGCATTTTATACGTCAGTTGCTTGGGATATATTCGACTGGCTTCTTGTCATTTTTACTCCTTGTCTTCCTTTTATTCTAATATTgctactcaacgcactgaccgtCAGGCACATTCTGTCAGCCAATAGAGCTCGCAGGAGACTCCAGGTACAAAGAAATGGAGAGGATCAGAACGATCCAGAGGTACAGAGGAGGGCGAAGTCCATTGTTTTACTTTTTGCTATTTCAGGCAGTTTCATGTTGTTATATTTGTTATATTTTATCACAATTGTCTATGTTCGGGTGGTTGATGTTACTTATTTCTCAGGTTCTGACTTTAGTGACACAACATTCCTTCTGGAAGAAAATGGATATATGCTTCAATTTTTGAGTTCCTGCATCAACCCGTTTATTTATGTGGGAACACAGCGTAAATTCAGGGACGAGTTAAAAAAAGG TTGGTTTAAAGTTCTAGccattcttccaaccaaagtgcgtAAGCTCACATTGTGTTCCATCAACCTCTTGTTTGCTGACTGTCCTGGTCTGTCCAAGTATTTCTGCAGCCTTGCACTTCCTCAACTTCACCTGTCTGCCAAGCTATcattgcatcatctgcaaacgtggCAAAAATGCCCTCATATGCTTCGTTCAGATT CTGTGGTGCTCACAGCAACTAATACGCCAGATGTCAGATCGATCTTCCTTggaatcaacccaaggaaagcactgGATTTTGACTgtgtccccagccgagcactcagattCCATACAGGCAAACTAGTgcgag CCATTAACatccctcgtcagccacagcCACCCCTGCcaccccttaggatctttcttcctctttggaatgaactgattcTGCGTTATATCCAGAAagacctgccatt GATGtttatcatcatcctgggggaTTTACCAGTGGCCGGCAACTGCATTGG ATGTGATGTGCAATCACGAGTCAACTACAATTCTCAAGCTCCTCAGATCACCGATCAGTCCAGATCCAAATACAACAAGACGTGGACAGCAGccaggattgggctgacaagtgacaagtaa